Proteins co-encoded in one Oncorhynchus kisutch isolate 150728-3 linkage group LG1, Okis_V2, whole genome shotgun sequence genomic window:
- the adra2a gene encoding alpha-2A adrenergic receptor, which translates to MAGWDNMTNVTNETLTSTTIMSNMTNETILWGPPYSLQISLPLTILVGMLILLTVFGNVLVVIAVFTSRALKAPQNLFLVSLASADILVATLVIPFSLANELMGYWYFGKVWCEIYLALDVLFCTASIAHLCAISLDRYWSITKAIEYNLKRTPRRIKCIIVIVWVIAAVISFPPLISMEKESDKEEGPVCKINEDKWYMISSSIGSFFVPCIIMILVYIRIYQIAKKRTRVPPGDRKPKMAAAVSPVTGKKENGAGGVGGDQHACHEKLNGEQGDREGDEHRGEDEKEGEINGVDMEDSSSSDHQVNNPCSIKKKKHTAKTKLSQIKPGVDHPALPKLVVRQSSKGSRWKGRQNREKRFTFVLAVVIGVFVVCWFPFFFTYTLTALCDSCYIPDTLFKFFFWFGYCNSSANPIIYTIFNNDFRRSFKKILCRDNRRMV; encoded by the coding sequence ATAGCCTCCAGATCTCGTTGCCCCTAACGATCCTGGTCGGGATGCTCATCCTATTGACAGTCTTCGGCAACGTCTTAGTGGTCATCGCTGTGTTTACTAGCCGGGCCCTGAAGGCCCCTCAGAACCTCTTCCTGGTTTCGTTGGCGTCGGCGGACATTTTGGTTGCGACCCTGGTCATTCCCTTCTCCCTGGCCAACGAACTCATGGGCTACTGGTACTTTGGTAAAGTCTGGTGCGAGATCTACCTTGCACTGGACGTTCTCTTCTGTACGGCATCCATCGCCCATCTGTGCGCCATTAGTCTGGACAGGTACTGGTCAATCACCAAGGCCATCGAGTACAACCTGAAACGGACACCGCGCAGGATCAAGTGCATCATCGTCATCGTGTGGGTCATCGCCGCGGTGATCTCGTTCCCTCCCCTCATCagcatggagaaggagagtgataaaGAGGAGGGGCCGGTGTGTAAGATCAACGAAGACAAGTGGTACATGATCTCGTCCAGTATCGGCTCGTTCTTCGTGCCCTGCATCATCATGATCCTCGTTTACATCCGGATCTATCAGATCGCTAAGAAACGGACGCGGGTACCACCGGGCGACCGGAAACCCAAAATGGCGGCCGCAGTGTCGCCGGTGACGGGCAAGAAGGAGAACGGAGCTGGGGGAGTCGGAGGTGACCAACACGCTTGTCACGAGAAGCTCAACGGAGagcaaggagacagagagggggatgaacacagaggagaggacgAGAAAGAAGGGGAGATAAACGGCGTGGACATGGAGGACTCCTCATCGTCTGACCACCAGGTCAACAACCCCTGTTCTATCAAGAAGAAGAAACACACGGCTAAAACCAAACTGAGCCAGATCAAACCAGGAGTGGACCACCCGGCGCTGCCTAAACTGGTGGTGAGACAGAGCTCTAAGGGGAGTCGATGGAAGGGGAGACAGAACAGGGAGAAACGGTTCACCTTCGTCTTGGCTGTGGTCATTGGAGTTTTTGTCGTTTGCTGGTTCCCCTTCTTCTTTACCTACACTCTGACGGCGCTCTGTGACTCGTGTTACATACCTGACACACTGTTTAAATTCTTCTTCTGGTTCggctactgtaacagttcagccAATCCCATTATCTATACAATCTTCAACAATGACTTCCGAAGATCTTTTAAAAAGATTCTCTGCAGGGATAACCGAAGAATGGTATGA